Below is a window of Thermus thermamylovorans DNA.
GATCAGGGCCCGCTGCTCCGCCAAAAACTCCCCTAAGGCCTCCGGGGGCAGGCGGTTTCTGTGGAGGGAGCAGAGGGCCTGGTCAGGCCGCTGGTTGGCGAAGGCCTCCCAGTAGGCCCGCCCCGCGGTCCGCACCGCCTCCAGCTCCCGTTCGTTCAGGTAGCGCTGGGCCAGGGCGGAAAGCCCGGCAAGAGCCAGGTAGAGGGCGGGCAGGGCCAAAAGAAGGGCAAAGGGTACCTTTTTCACGCCTCCTCCTCACCGCACGAAGGCCGGCCACTCCTCCACCACCACCCCGTTGGCGTGGTAGGCCATGAAAAGCTGCAAGGCCAAAATGGGCAGGGAGTACAGCTCCGGCCCCGGGTGGCCGATCACCGTGTAGCAGGCGCGGATGCGGTCCTGCATGGTCCAGGCCTGGTCGTTGGAGTAGCGGTAGGCGGGCCAGTTGGTCCAGGACTTGTCCTTCCCCAGGACGTCGGCATAGGGCAGGACCCCGGCGCGGCGGCCCACGTAGGTCACGTGGCAGGTGGCGCAGCCCATGTCCCGGGCGCCGGAGCGGGCGTAGAAGAGCCTTTCGCCCAGGGCGTAAAGCTCCCGCTCCTGGGGGAAGAGGAGGCGCACCTGGATGGGCTTGCCCGTGGAGTAGCTGGCGATGTAGAAGGCCAGGGCCACCACCTCGGAGCGCCGTACCTGCTCCGGCCGGAAACCCTGGACCCGGGTCATGCAGGTGAGGATGCGGCTGTCCAGATCCTCCACCCGGTTGGTGTCCAGGAAGTAGCGGGGAAGCCGGGCCGCGGCCCCCTCCAGCACCCCTGGGCCCAAACCGAAGTCGCAGGCCTCCATGGTCTTCCCGCTGGGCCCCCGGCGGTAAAAGAGATCCCGGCCCTCCTCCACGATGAGCTCCGTGGGCAGGATGCCTGCGGTCTCCAGGAGGAGCTGTTTCTGCCTCCTGGCCTCTTCCCGGGGATCGGCGAACTCCTGGGCCAAGGCGGCGACCAGGGCGAGGGCCGCCGCCAGGACCATCCAGGGAAAAGCGGCACGGGATGGCATAACCCACCTCCATAAGGGCGCCCGGCGGACCGGGCGCCTCCCTTTAGGCCAACTCCAGCCTGGTCGTGCCTTCCCCCGTATCCCCGCTGAGATCCCTAAGCCTCACGGTAAAGGTCCCCGGCCTCTCCGCCCTGAACTTGAAGCCGTAGAGGGGGTTGGCGCTGGTGGAGGGGCCGGGACGAGCCTCGGCCACCTT
It encodes the following:
- the soxA gene encoding sulfur oxidation c-type cytochrome SoxA; the protein is MVLAAALALVAALAQEFADPREEARRQKQLLLETAGILPTELIVEEGRDLFYRRGPSGKTMEACDFGLGPGVLEGAAARLPRYFLDTNRVEDLDSRILTCMTRVQGFRPEQVRRSEVVALAFYIASYSTGKPIQVRLLFPQERELYALGERLFYARSGARDMGCATCHVTYVGRRAGVLPYADVLGKDKSWTNWPAYRYSNDQAWTMQDRIRACYTVIGHPGPELYSLPILALQLFMAYHANGVVVEEWPAFVR